ACGCCTTGAAATCAAACTCAAAACAGTCGGAGTCGTCACACCACTCCCAGATGTAAAGAAAGTTACTGAAATAAAAAATTGATAAAAGTTTAATGATAAAACCATCCCAATAAGACCCAATCCCATAAACAAAGTCCCGAAAATTAAAATCTTCTCACCCTCAAATTTCTTTGAAATCCTGCCAACGAGAAATCCTTGAGTGAAAACGCCGATAGCACCAACATAACCGAATAAAAGCCCATTGTGCGACGCATCAAATGAAAATGTATCTTTCGTAAATAAGGGAAAAACGACATAATTTAGAGAAATCCCAAAAGTTATAACGAAGAAAGTAAAGTATAGGAAAACAAGCAACCTATCAGATATAATTTTTAACATACTTGAACCGTAGCTAAATCTATTTTCCGAGCGAGAATGTCTTTGCGGTTCTGGAAGGAATTTATAAGCGAGGAAAAAGTTTAAAAGCGAAAGTCCCGAGGCAAATAATATAGGGACATTATACCCAAATCTACTTAAAACTCCTCCGATCAAAGGTCCAACTATAAACCCTATGCCAAAACCAGCTCCAACTATTCCCATTCCCCTTGCTCTTTCCTCAGGGGGAGTTATATCTGCGATATACGCTTGAGCTGTTGCTATATTTGCTCCCATTAACCCAGCCAGCATTCTTGAAATGAACAAAACTTCAAGTGACTTTGCAAAGGCAAAAATTAAATAAGACAAAAAAGACCCAAAAACACTTAA
This is a stretch of genomic DNA from Candidatus Thermokryptus mobilis. It encodes these proteins:
- a CDS encoding MFS transporter: MINRLGVIFLTVLIDLIGFGIVIPLLPFYALSYGASSSQVGLLVSSFSLMQFIFNPIWGRISDRVGRRPVILLSVFGSFLSYLIFAFAKSLEVLFISRMLAGLMGANIATAQAYIADITPPEERARGMGIVGAGFGIGFIVGPLIGGVLSRFGYNVPILFASGLSLLNFFLAYKFLPEPQRHSRSENRFSYGSSMLKIISDRLLVFLYFTFFVITFGISLNYVVFPLFTKDTFSFDASHNGLLFGYVGAIGVFTQGFLVGRISKKFEGEKILIFGTLFMGLGLIGMVLSLNFYQFFISVTFFTSGSGVTTPTVLSLISRRAKSEFQGLTLGLGQSLSSLARVLGPSTGGFLYGHLGHRAPFMLGALTMGLSFLLAVSVYNRANSKDKNIDKGEG